One part of the Candidatus Eisenbacteria bacterium genome encodes these proteins:
- the panB gene encoding 3-methyl-2-oxobutanoate hydroxymethyltransferase, with translation MKRTTIRDIQMLKDKGEKIAVLTAYDHPSAKLLDAAGVEVLLVGDSLGMVVLGYENTLPVTMEDMLHHVKAVARARPRAMVVADMPFLSYQLDAAEAARNAGRLVQEGGADAVKLEGGVDMVPAVEAILRASIPVMGHVGLTPQSVLAFGGYRVQGRGADAGARVTADALALQEAGCFAIVLEGVPAELGRTVTGKLRIPTIGIGAGPGCDGQVLVYHDFLDIHSEFAPKFVRRYAEVGRVTREAAEKYVKDVKSGRFPGAEESY, from the coding sequence ATGAAGCGCACCACCATCCGCGACATCCAGATGCTGAAAGACAAGGGCGAGAAGATCGCCGTGCTGACCGCCTACGACCATCCCTCCGCCAAGCTGCTGGACGCCGCGGGAGTGGAGGTGCTGCTGGTCGGCGACAGCCTGGGCATGGTGGTGCTGGGCTATGAGAACACGCTGCCGGTCACCATGGAGGACATGCTGCACCACGTGAAGGCCGTGGCCCGGGCCCGCCCGCGCGCCATGGTAGTGGCGGACATGCCCTTCCTTTCCTACCAGCTGGACGCCGCGGAGGCGGCCCGCAACGCCGGGCGGCTGGTGCAGGAGGGTGGCGCGGACGCGGTGAAGTTGGAGGGTGGCGTGGACATGGTGCCGGCGGTCGAGGCGATCCTGCGGGCGTCCATCCCGGTGATGGGCCACGTGGGGCTCACCCCCCAGTCGGTGCTGGCGTTCGGGGGCTACCGGGTGCAGGGCAGGGGCGCCGATGCAGGCGCGCGGGTGACCGCGGACGCGCTGGCGCTCCAGGAGGCCGGCTGCTTCGCGATCGTGCTGGAGGGCGTGCCCGCCGAGCTGGGCCGGACCGTGACCGGGAAGCTGCGCATCCCCACCATCGGGATCGGCGCGGGTCCCGGCTGCGACGGCCAGGTGCTGGTGTACCACGACTTCCTGGACATCCACTCGGAGTTCGCCCCCAAGTTCGTCCGGCGCTACGCCGAGGTGGGCAGGGTGACGCGCGAGGCGGCGGAGAAGTACGTGAAGGACGTCAAGTCGGGCCGCTTCCCCGGCGCCGAGGAGAGCTACTGA
- a CDS encoding deoxynucleoside kinase — translation MAEPSYIAIEGVIGVGKTSLTRILAERLKSRLLLERHDENPFLAEFYKDRARYAFQTQMFFLFSRYEQQKELRQRDLFEQRVVADYLFQKDRIFASINLSDKELHLYELIVGAIEPDVPKPDVVVYLQAPTETLMKRVQKRGRAYESQMDFDYLEQLNEAYNYFFFHYDQAPLLVVNTRDIDFVENEQDQGDLVRRILEHREGVAYYAPLGHGERA, via the coding sequence ATGGCCGAACCTTCCTACATCGCCATCGAGGGCGTGATCGGGGTGGGCAAGACGAGTCTCACCCGCATCCTCGCGGAGCGGCTCAAGTCCAGGCTGCTGCTGGAGCGCCACGACGAGAACCCGTTTCTCGCCGAGTTCTACAAGGACCGCGCGCGGTACGCGTTCCAGACCCAGATGTTCTTCCTGTTCAGCCGCTACGAGCAGCAGAAGGAGCTGCGCCAGCGCGACCTGTTCGAGCAGCGGGTGGTGGCCGACTACCTGTTCCAGAAGGATCGCATCTTCGCCAGCATCAACCTGAGCGACAAGGAGCTGCACCTGTACGAGCTGATCGTGGGCGCCATCGAGCCGGACGTCCCCAAGCCGGACGTGGTGGTGTACCTCCAGGCGCCCACGGAGACGCTGATGAAGCGGGTCCAGAAGCGCGGCCGGGCGTACGAGTCGCAGATGGACTTCGACTATCTCGAGCAGCTCAACGAAGCGTACAACTACTTCTTCTTCCACTACGACCAGGCGCCGCTGCTGGTGGTCAACACCCGCGACATCGACTTCGTGGAGAACGAACAGGACCAGGGCGACCTGGTGCGGCGCATCCTGGAACACCGCGAGGGGGTGGCCTACTACGCCCCGCTCGGGCACGGGGAGCGCGCATGA
- the folK gene encoding 2-amino-4-hydroxy-6-hydroxymethyldihydropteridine diphosphokinase, producing the protein MKLAYVGIGSNVGEREATIRKAVDHLAELPRTKLVRLSSLYDSDPVGVLDQPPFLNAVAALETDLDPHRLLWNLNLVESRLGRVRAERWGPRTLDLDILFYGNMVMDEPGLTLPHPEIENRAFVLIPLNELDPFLPHPRTGVVVSEMLKRLKSHPAVRRRGRLW; encoded by the coding sequence GTGAAGCTGGCCTACGTCGGGATCGGCTCCAACGTCGGGGAGCGCGAGGCCACCATCCGCAAGGCCGTGGACCACCTCGCGGAGCTGCCTCGGACGAAGCTGGTGCGGCTCTCGTCGCTGTACGATTCCGACCCGGTCGGGGTGCTGGACCAGCCTCCGTTCCTGAACGCGGTGGCCGCGCTGGAGACCGACCTGGACCCGCACCGGCTGCTGTGGAACCTCAACCTGGTGGAGAGTCGCCTGGGCCGGGTGCGCGCCGAGCGCTGGGGCCCGAGGACGCTGGACCTGGACATCCTCTTCTACGGAAACATGGTGATGGACGAGCCCGGGCTCACCCTGCCGCACCCCGAGATCGAGAATCGCGCCTTCGTGCTGATTCCGCTCAACGAGCTGGACCCGTTCCTGCCGCACCCGCGCACCGGCGTCGTGGTCAGCGAGATGCTCAAGCGTCTCAAGAGCCACCCGGCGGTGCGCCGCCGCGGACGCCTCTGGTAG
- the folB gene encoding dihydroneopterin aldolase yields MDWIRLTDLSLFGHHGAHEEEMRLGQKLEFDVELGVDLAGAGRTDRLEDTVNYREVYGHIEERVTRKRYLLLEALAEAIADDLLERFPAVREVVVRARKPNVPFSGAMSHVEIEIHRERA; encoded by the coding sequence ATGGACTGGATCCGCCTGACCGATCTGAGCCTCTTCGGGCACCACGGGGCGCACGAGGAGGAGATGCGGCTGGGGCAGAAGCTCGAGTTCGACGTGGAGCTCGGCGTGGACCTGGCCGGCGCCGGGCGCACCGACCGGCTGGAGGACACCGTCAATTACCGCGAGGTGTACGGGCACATCGAGGAGCGGGTAACGCGGAAGCGCTACCTGCTGCTGGAGGCGCTGGCCGAGGCCATCGCCGACGACCTGCTGGAGCGCTTCCCCGCGGTGCGCGAGGTGGTGGTGCGGGCCCGCAAGCCGAACGTGCCCTTCTCCGGTGCCATGAGCCACGTGGAGATCGAAATCCACAGGGAGCGCGCGTGA
- a CDS encoding LL-diaminopimelate aminotransferase, whose translation MNPFKRAERLQQLPPYLFAEIDRLRDEARQKGVDVIDLGVGDPDLPTPPEVVERARAALTNTDYHRYPAYSGLPQMRRKVAELYNHRFGVKVDPDREVLVLIGSKEGIGHLPLALVNPLERVMIPNPGYPVYRSGTLFAGGVPVDLPLDEAHGFLPRAEDVERACPAKLLFLNYPNNPTAALANVDFYTEMATLAQRHRFWIASDLAYSEIGYDGYRAPSFLKAPGAMSVGIEFLSLSKTFNMTGWRVGAAVGNPELVAALGSVKSHLDSGTPQFVQEAAIAALGLSDARHLGPLIATYRERRDMMVERLRALGIEVQPPKATIYIWAKVPAGHDSMGFTRFVLEHAGVVVTPGTGFGTQGQGYFRISLTTPTGRLREAAARLAELPSWTGSA comes from the coding sequence ATGAACCCGTTCAAACGCGCCGAGAGGCTCCAGCAGCTCCCGCCCTACCTGTTCGCCGAGATCGATCGCCTGCGCGACGAGGCCCGGCAGAAGGGCGTGGACGTCATTGATCTCGGGGTGGGCGATCCGGACCTGCCCACGCCGCCGGAAGTGGTGGAGCGGGCCCGGGCGGCGCTGACCAACACCGACTACCACCGCTACCCGGCCTACTCGGGGCTGCCGCAGATGCGCCGCAAGGTGGCCGAGCTGTACAACCACCGGTTCGGCGTGAAGGTGGACCCGGACCGCGAAGTGCTGGTGCTCATCGGATCCAAGGAGGGCATCGGGCACCTGCCGCTGGCGCTGGTGAACCCGCTGGAGCGGGTGATGATCCCCAATCCCGGCTATCCGGTGTACCGCTCCGGGACCCTGTTCGCCGGCGGCGTGCCGGTGGACCTGCCGCTGGATGAGGCCCACGGGTTCCTGCCGCGCGCCGAGGACGTGGAACGGGCCTGCCCGGCCAAGCTGCTGTTCCTGAACTACCCCAACAACCCCACCGCCGCGCTGGCCAACGTGGACTTCTACACCGAGATGGCCACGCTGGCGCAGCGCCACCGTTTCTGGATCGCCAGCGACCTGGCCTACTCCGAGATCGGCTACGACGGCTACCGCGCGCCCAGCTTCCTCAAGGCGCCCGGGGCGATGAGCGTCGGCATCGAGTTCCTCTCGCTGTCCAAGACCTTCAACATGACCGGCTGGCGCGTGGGCGCCGCGGTGGGCAACCCGGAGTTGGTGGCGGCGCTGGGCTCGGTGAAGAGCCACCTGGACTCGGGCACGCCGCAGTTCGTGCAGGAGGCGGCCATCGCCGCGCTGGGGCTCTCGGACGCGCGGCACCTGGGACCGCTGATCGCCACCTACCGCGAGCGGCGCGACATGATGGTGGAACGGCTCCGCGCGCTGGGCATCGAGGTGCAGCCGCCCAAGGCCACCATCTACATCTGGGCGAAGGTGCCCGCGGGGCATGACTCGATGGGCTTCACCCGGTTCGTCCTGGAGCACGCCGGCGTGGTGGTCACCCCGGGCACGGGATTCGGCACGCAGGGCCAGGGGTACTTCCGCATTTCCCTCACCACTCCCACCGGGCGGCTGCGCGAAGCGGCCGCCCGGCTGGCGGAGCTGCCGTCATGGACTGGATCCGCCTGA
- a CDS encoding glycosyltransferase family 39 protein: MKPKVGSRARPQAPRPSPAPHFSSPAVASALGLAALLVTMGARLMPSLGLAFYNDDFVYIDAVSRRGWLEGLLHPLRIGGYLRPFSRDLHFALGNRVLGMDAFGYHLVNLALALLCTVMVWRLGRRWIGPRGALLAASLFGLSHAHAVLVGWISCDQDLWALCFSLACALWLGSGRTALSAAAFALALLSKESVAPLPLALVALLAQERPHGRAWRAVAPHFVVLAVWAAWYAAARGPESSLRWDAEAALWLPLRFLLAAGGVEGGRLWPAGVTAAPPWALLAGAGCVGAALAALRPVPEAARRALPWLTWAALGLLPVLPVAGQWSAYYFAFPLAGLYLALGALAERWPFAAVAPLPALLLLLGQGSLNLVYNPSAPRQSPWISSVSVGRLAMGSRIVVAALRQIPEVLPAPPRGALFVFNGLPFRNGLISGDGPAMRLLYADTTLRACYLGEIQEGFDFDRPLLAFSWDDRAASFGFARLEGDALRAFKYDLEISGRTRAALAVTRHEARTTGAAGAGSAAWNLGYMLWESGDTVAAKAEWARAAGGITADAGGPQESLARSRALPPGPQRLAALLRALRSHPRDGRLLAEAAREALAQDNDLGVALYYRACVVAPYSAPLAHEAREALADRNVPTTVALVDSVLREAAAGRAR, translated from the coding sequence ATGAAACCCAAGGTCGGCAGCCGCGCGCGGCCCCAGGCCCCGCGTCCATCCCCGGCACCCCACTTCTCCTCTCCCGCCGTCGCCTCGGCGCTGGGACTGGCCGCCCTGCTGGTGACCATGGGCGCCCGCCTGATGCCCTCACTGGGCCTCGCCTTCTACAACGACGACTTCGTGTACATCGACGCCGTGAGCCGCCGGGGCTGGCTGGAGGGGCTGCTGCATCCGCTGCGCATCGGCGGCTACCTGCGGCCCTTCTCGCGGGACCTCCACTTCGCGCTGGGCAACCGGGTGCTGGGGATGGACGCCTTCGGCTACCACCTGGTGAACCTGGCGCTGGCGCTGCTGTGCACGGTGATGGTGTGGCGGCTGGGACGGCGCTGGATCGGTCCGCGCGGGGCGCTGCTGGCGGCCTCGCTGTTCGGTCTTTCGCACGCGCACGCGGTGCTGGTGGGGTGGATCAGCTGCGACCAGGACCTGTGGGCGCTGTGCTTCTCCCTGGCCTGCGCGCTGTGGCTGGGCTCCGGGCGCACCGCGCTCTCGGCGGCGGCGTTCGCGCTGGCGCTGCTGTCCAAGGAGAGCGTGGCCCCGCTGCCGCTGGCACTGGTGGCCCTGCTGGCCCAGGAGCGGCCGCACGGCAGGGCGTGGAGGGCGGTGGCGCCCCACTTCGTGGTGCTGGCGGTGTGGGCCGCGTGGTACGCGGCCGCCCGCGGCCCGGAGAGCTCGCTGCGCTGGGACGCGGAAGCGGCGCTGTGGCTGCCGCTGCGCTTCCTGCTGGCCGCCGGCGGCGTGGAGGGCGGCCGGCTGTGGCCGGCGGGCGTGACCGCGGCGCCGCCGTGGGCGCTGCTGGCAGGCGCGGGCTGCGTGGGTGCGGCGCTCGCCGCGCTGCGCCCCGTCCCGGAGGCTGCCCGCCGCGCGCTGCCGTGGCTTACCTGGGCGGCACTGGGCCTGCTCCCGGTGTTGCCGGTGGCGGGCCAGTGGAGCGCCTACTACTTCGCGTTCCCGCTGGCGGGACTCTACCTGGCCCTGGGCGCGCTGGCGGAGCGCTGGCCCTTCGCGGCGGTGGCGCCGCTGCCAGCGCTGCTGCTGCTGCTGGGCCAGGGCTCGCTCAACCTGGTCTACAACCCTTCCGCGCCGCGCCAGAGCCCGTGGATCTCCTCGGTGTCGGTGGGCCGGCTGGCCATGGGCTCGCGCATCGTGGTCGCCGCGCTGCGGCAGATCCCGGAGGTCCTGCCTGCTCCTCCGCGCGGCGCGCTGTTCGTCTTCAACGGCCTGCCCTTCCGCAACGGGCTGATCTCCGGCGACGGCCCGGCGATGCGGCTGCTGTACGCGGACACCACGCTGCGCGCCTGCTACCTGGGTGAGATCCAGGAGGGTTTCGACTTCGACCGCCCGCTGCTGGCCTTCTCGTGGGACGACCGCGCGGCCAGCTTCGGCTTCGCGCGCCTCGAAGGGGACGCGCTGCGCGCCTTCAAGTACGACCTCGAGATCTCCGGGCGCACCCGGGCTGCCCTGGCCGTGACGCGCCACGAGGCGCGCACGACGGGAGCGGCCGGGGCCGGTTCCGCCGCGTGGAATCTGGGGTATATGTTGTGGGAGTCCGGCGACACCGTCGCCGCGAAGGCGGAGTGGGCGCGCGCCGCGGGCGGGATCACGGCGGACGCGGGCGGCCCGCAGGAGTCGCTGGCGCGTTCGCGCGCCCTGCCGCCGGGACCGCAGCGGCTGGCGGCCCTGTTGCGGGCCCTGCGCTCGCACCCGCGCGACGGCCGGCTGCTGGCGGAGGCGGCCCGCGAGGCGCTGGCCCAGGACAACGACCTGGGAGTGGCGCTGTACTACCGGGCCTGCGTGGTGGCGCCCTACTCCGCGCCGCTGGCGCACGAGGCCCGCGAGGCACTGGCGGACCGGAACGTCCCCACCACCGTGGCCCTCGTGGATTCGGTGCTGCGCGAGGCGGCCGCCGGCCGGGCGCGCTGA
- a CDS encoding type III pantothenate kinase produces MLLAVDAGNTNVVVGVFDGARLVAHHRLSSLTHRTEDEMLLLLEDLVRRAGVSPARGRMALCSVVPDLTPHLAMVGERLFRRRTLVVTHELPLGLTYKVYDPSTLGADRITNIVAAHEIYGGPAIVVDLGTATTFDAYTARGTVLGGAIAPGVQSSAEELFRKASRLARVELRRTARAIGRNTEENIQAGVVYGAVGQVDGIVARIRREMGGRAQVIATGGLAELVARDSRTIQVVDPHLTLKGLKLIDSGLRRG; encoded by the coding sequence CTGCTGCTGGCCGTGGACGCGGGCAACACCAACGTGGTGGTCGGGGTGTTCGACGGCGCCCGGCTGGTGGCCCACCACCGCCTGAGCAGCCTCACGCACCGCACCGAGGACGAGATGCTGCTGCTCCTCGAGGACCTGGTGCGGCGCGCCGGCGTGTCCCCCGCGCGGGGCCGCATGGCGCTGTGTTCGGTGGTGCCCGACCTCACGCCGCACCTGGCCATGGTGGGGGAGCGGCTCTTCCGCCGCCGCACGCTGGTGGTCACCCACGAGCTGCCCCTGGGGCTCACCTACAAGGTGTACGACCCGTCCACGCTGGGCGCGGACCGCATCACCAACATCGTGGCCGCCCACGAGATCTACGGCGGCCCCGCGATCGTGGTGGACCTGGGCACCGCCACCACCTTCGACGCCTACACCGCGCGCGGCACGGTGCTCGGCGGGGCCATCGCGCCGGGCGTGCAGAGCTCGGCCGAGGAGCTGTTCCGCAAGGCCTCGCGGCTGGCGCGCGTGGAACTGCGCCGCACCGCGCGGGCGATCGGGCGCAACACCGAGGAGAACATCCAGGCCGGCGTGGTGTACGGGGCGGTGGGCCAGGTGGACGGCATCGTGGCCCGCATCCGCCGCGAGATGGGCGGGCGGGCCCAGGTGATCGCCACCGGCGGGCTGGCGGAGCTGGTGGCGCGCGACTCGCGCACCATCCAGGTGGTGGATCCCCACCTGACGCTGAAAGGCCTCAAGCTGATCGACTCGGGATTGCGGCGGGGGTAG
- the tatC gene encoding twin-arginine translocase subunit TatC codes for MSEPRREMHFLEHLEELRWVILHSAIGIAVGAMAGWMFSPAVLEYIVHFTVKKVIVLSVMESFNERMRLSIILGLLFSLPYVLYRVWMFILPGLMRKERRLVLPILLSSLLLFASGGAFAFFMVIPAIIKVMETFLTPSMQQVLRLHDVLGFVYNLCLACGILFQLPLVTLILSWIGLVTPRFLLGKWRHAVIGILILTAVITPGDVASAQIFLGIPIVALYFLSVAVAFMVRRKPKENRDAAAASPPPHA; via the coding sequence ATGAGCGAACCACGCAGGGAAATGCACTTCCTCGAGCACCTGGAGGAGCTGCGCTGGGTGATCCTGCACTCGGCCATCGGGATCGCGGTGGGCGCGATGGCCGGGTGGATGTTCTCCCCGGCGGTGCTCGAGTACATCGTGCACTTCACGGTGAAGAAGGTGATCGTGCTCTCGGTGATGGAGAGCTTCAACGAGCGCATGCGCCTGAGCATCATCCTGGGGCTGCTCTTCTCCCTGCCGTACGTGCTGTACCGGGTCTGGATGTTCATCCTGCCGGGGCTGATGCGCAAGGAGCGGCGGCTGGTGCTGCCGATCCTGCTCAGTTCGCTGCTGTTGTTCGCCTCGGGCGGCGCGTTCGCCTTCTTCATGGTGATCCCGGCCATCATCAAGGTGATGGAGACGTTCCTGACACCCAGCATGCAGCAGGTCCTGCGGCTCCACGACGTGCTGGGATTCGTGTACAACCTGTGCCTGGCGTGCGGGATCCTGTTCCAGCTGCCCCTGGTCACCCTGATCCTCAGCTGGATCGGCCTGGTGACCCCCAGGTTCCTGCTGGGCAAGTGGCGCCACGCGGTGATCGGGATCCTGATCCTGACCGCCGTGATCACGCCGGGCGACGTGGCCTCGGCGCAGATCTTCCTCGGCATCCCCATCGTGGCGCTGTATTTCCTGAGCGTCGCCGTGGCCTTCATGGTGCGGCGCAAACCCAAGGAGAACCGAGATGCCGCAGCCGCGAGCCCGCCGCCGCACGCCTGA
- a CDS encoding biotin--[acetyl-CoA-carboxylase] ligase, whose product MTIPPPRPVERHESIGSTNDRAADLARAGAPHGTVVVAGEQLQGRGRHGRAWRSARGQGLWASVLVRTARPVAEQSQLALVTGLAVCDALALDLGAPDVTLRWPNDVDLRGRKVAGILCERVAGGTGAVVAGIGINTGAGAVPPELAATATSLEPEGLAVTPERLLDLLRARLDTRVDAWERGGFGAVRDEYLARLDLLGREAGLAGAGEGGAEVRGTVRTVDAAGALVLATAAGERAFHAGQVTRVR is encoded by the coding sequence ATGACCATCCCGCCCCCCCGGCCCGTCGAGCGCCACGAGTCCATCGGGTCCACCAACGACCGCGCCGCGGACCTGGCGCGCGCCGGCGCGCCGCACGGCACCGTGGTGGTGGCCGGGGAGCAGCTCCAGGGCCGCGGGCGGCACGGGCGCGCGTGGCGCTCCGCGCGGGGGCAGGGCCTGTGGGCGAGCGTGCTGGTGCGGACCGCGAGGCCGGTGGCGGAACAGTCCCAGCTGGCGCTGGTGACCGGGCTGGCGGTGTGCGACGCGCTGGCGCTGGACCTGGGGGCCCCGGACGTGACGCTGCGCTGGCCCAACGACGTGGACTTGCGCGGGCGCAAGGTCGCGGGCATTCTCTGCGAGCGCGTGGCCGGCGGGACCGGCGCCGTGGTGGCCGGGATCGGCATCAACACCGGCGCGGGCGCGGTGCCGCCGGAACTGGCGGCGACCGCCACCTCGCTGGAGCCGGAAGGACTGGCCGTCACCCCCGAGCGTCTCCTGGATCTCCTGCGGGCGCGGCTCGACACCCGCGTGGACGCCTGGGAGCGGGGCGGCTTCGGGGCGGTGCGCGACGAGTACCTGGCCCGTCTCGACCTGCTGGGCCGCGAGGCCGGTCTCGCGGGGGCCGGCGAGGGCGGCGCCGAGGTGCGGGGCACCGTCCGCACCGTGGACGCGGCCGGTGCGCTGGTGCTGGCCACCGCCGCCGGGGAACGGGCCTTCCACGCGGGCCAGGTCACGAGGGTGCGATGA
- the nadC gene encoding carboxylating nicotinate-nucleotide diphosphorylase produces MSPRSAREIRALLLAHVAAALSEDGAAHDVTSAVGLPPGQAGTAVLVAGAPGVLAGGEPAELAFRLLSPRLRVRLLLRDGAKVRPGTKVLRVRGPRAAILSAERTALNYMTHLSGIATLTAAHVARLKGTGVTLLDTRKTTPLLRLLEKAAVRAGGGRNHRMGLHDAVLLKDNHVRAAGGPAKAVARARRALADMGRPRLTVELEVQSMAELREARDLPVDRIMLDNFTPARIRAALKLMGAVPRRRRPEIEVSGGIHLGNLRRHAIPGVDFISVGALTHSAPALPFSLDWE; encoded by the coding sequence ATGAGCCCACGCTCCGCCCGCGAGATCCGCGCCCTGCTGCTGGCGCACGTGGCCGCGGCGCTGTCCGAGGACGGCGCGGCCCACGACGTCACCTCCGCCGTGGGCCTTCCGCCCGGGCAGGCGGGCACCGCGGTGCTGGTGGCCGGCGCGCCGGGTGTGCTCGCCGGCGGGGAGCCCGCGGAGCTGGCCTTCCGGCTGCTCTCGCCCCGGCTCCGCGTGAGGCTCCTGCTCCGCGACGGGGCGAAGGTGCGCCCGGGCACGAAGGTCCTGCGCGTGCGCGGGCCGCGCGCGGCCATCCTTTCGGCGGAGCGCACCGCGCTGAACTACATGACGCACCTCTCGGGGATCGCCACGCTGACCGCCGCGCACGTGGCGCGGCTGAAGGGCACCGGGGTCACGCTGCTGGACACCCGCAAGACCACCCCGCTGCTGAGGCTGCTGGAGAAGGCGGCGGTGCGCGCGGGCGGGGGCCGCAACCACCGCATGGGCCTGCACGACGCGGTGCTGCTCAAGGACAACCACGTCCGCGCGGCCGGGGGGCCGGCGAAGGCGGTGGCCCGCGCGCGACGGGCGCTGGCCGACATGGGCCGCCCGCGCCTCACCGTGGAACTGGAGGTGCAGAGCATGGCGGAGCTGCGCGAGGCGCGCGACCTGCCGGTGGACCGCATCATGCTGGACAACTTCACGCCCGCGCGGATCCGCGCCGCCCTGAAGCTGATGGGCGCCGTGCCCCGCCGCCGACGCCCGGAGATCGAGGTGTCGGGGGGCATCCACCTGGGAAACCTGCGCCGGCACGCGATTCCCGGGGTGGACTTCATCTCCGTCGGGGCGCTCACGCACTCGGCCCCCGCGCTGCCGTTCTCCCTGGACTGGGAATGA